The Streptomyces sp. NBC_01439 genome contains the following window.
CGCAGCTCGTCGGCGTGTGCGGTGAACAGGTCCCCGGCGCGGCGCAGCACGGCCGCCCGCTCCGGGTGCGTGGCGCGCGCCCAGTCCCGCTGGGCCGCGAGGGCCCGTACGGCGGCCTGCGCCACGTCGGCGGGTACGGCGAGCTCGATGGTGGCGAGGGTGCGGCCGGTGGCGGGTTCGACGACCGGGGCGGAGCCGCCGGTGAGGGTGGGTCCGTCCTGCCAGAGCGTCGGATCGAGGAGCGGCATGGCGCGGGGCCTCCGGTGGGGATGGGCGGGGCGGGGGGCGGCAGCACGCGCCATCGTGCCAGACCGGAGGCTCCACATCTGTTCAGTTATTGGGCAGTTGACGGCGAGCGGTGACCGGAAACGATCGACGCCCGCGCGCCGCACCGGCCCGGGTCAGCGCTCCAGGACGAGGGCGATGCCCTGCCCGACCCCGATGCACAGGGCCGCCATGCCGGTGCCGGAGCCCGCCGCCGCCAGCTGGTGCGCGACCGAACCCGCCAGCCGGGCACCCGAGGCGCCGAGCGGATGGCCGATCGCGATGGCGCCGCCCCGCGGGTTGACCACGGCCGGGTCGAGCTCCGGCCAGGCCGCGAGACAGCCCAACGCCTGTGCGGCGAAGGCCTCGTTCAGCTCGAAGGCGGTCAGATCGGCGAACCCGCGGCCGGACTTGGCGAGCGCCCGCTGGACGGCGTCCACCGGACCCAGGCCGAAGAGCTGGGGCTCGATGCCGGTGACGGCGGACGCGCTGATCCGGGCGAGCGGCTCCCGGCCGGTGGCCGCCAGACCCTCTTCGTCGGTCAACAGCAGTGCGGCGGCGCCGTCGTTGAGCGGGGAGGCGTTGCCCGCCGTGACCGTACCCGTGCCGTCCGTCCGGAAGGCCGGCTTCAGTCGGGCCAGCGCCTCGGGCGTGGAACCCTCCCGGATGCACTCGTCACGCACCAGGTCCACGCCGGCGTACGGAACGACCTCACCGTCGTACAGCCCGGCGGACCAGGCGGCCGCCGCCTTGCGGTGGCTCTCCAGGGCGAAGGCGTCCTGTGCGTCGCGGGTGATGCCGTGCTTGTCCGCGACGAGTTCGGCTCCCTCGCCGAGCGAGCCGGTCCACTCCTCGGGCATGCGCGGGTTGGTCATGCGCCAGCCCAGGGTGGTGGACCACATCTGCTGGTGGCCGGCCGGGAAGGCGCGCTCGGGCTTCTGTACGACCCAGGGGGCGCGGCTCATCGACTCGACCCCGCCCGCGATGGCCACGGAGGCGTCGCCGAGCGCGATGGCGCGGGCGGCCTGGACCACGGCTTCGAGGCCGGACCCGCAGAGCCGGTTGACGGTGACCCCGGGGACGCTCACCGGCAGCCCGGCCAGCAGCACCGCCATGCGGGCCACGTCGCGGTTGTCCTCGCCCGCGCCGTTGGCGTCGCCGAACACGACGTCGTCGATGCGGGCCGGATCGAGGTCCGGCGTGCGCTCCACCAGCGCGCGCACGACGTGCGCGGCCAGGTCGTCAGGCCGGACCCCGGCGAGGGCGCCGCCGAACTTGCCGATCGGGGTGCGGACGGCGTCGACGACGTAGACGTCGCGGACGGTGCGGATGCTCATGGGGGCTCTCCTGGGCGGATCCGTACGGGCGGTGGCGCGTCGGTGCCGGTGTGGACACCGGGGCACGCCGCCGGGCACGCCCGGTGGGGCGCGCCCGCAGTCTCCGTCCGCACGTCACCGCCTGTCAACGGCTCCCCGGACCGGGGCCGGCGGCCGTCCGGTCCTGTCCCCCGCGCACCCCGGGCCCGGGCGCCGTCAGGTCGACTCCCGCTGGACGGCGGCCGCCGCCATCAGGTCGTACCGCTCCGTGACCTCCGACGGCTCGCGCACCGCGTGGTCCACCAGCGAGGCCAGATGGGCGCCGGTCGGCATCTCCAGTCGTACGGTGCTCAGGCGGGGCCGCAGCAGTCGCCCGATCAGCAGGTCGTCGGCGCCGATGACGGCGACGTCCTCGGGGACGCGGAGCCCCTCGTCCTGGAGGGCCCGCATCAACAGCATCGCGTACTCGTCGTTGTACGCGAACGCCGCGTCCAGCCCGAGCCCGCGCCAGCGGGCCGCGAGGGCCGCGGCCGATTCCTCGGAGTAGGCCATCGGCAAGGCCGTGACCTCGGCGCCCGTCACCGACCGGGCGCCCACGAGCCGGGGCACGGAGAACAGCTCGAGGCCCTCCTCCTCCGGGACGACCACGCCGATCCGCCCGCGTCCGCGCTCCACGAGGTGGGCGGCGGCCCGGACCCCGACCTCCTGCTGGTCCATGACGAGCGCGTGCGCCCCGGGCACTGCGGCGGGCCCCAACGTGATCACCGCGCGGGCCCCGGCCCGCTTGAGGGTGGCGACGTTCCGCGCGGAGAGGGCGATCTCGCCGAGGGAGATCACGGCCACCGGACGCAGTTCCGCCCAGGCCCGCACGGCCTCGTCACCGGTGAGCCCGAGGCTCCCGTACTGCACCACCGTGTAGTCGAGGCGGCGCAGCGCCCACTGGAGTTCGTTGAGGAAGGTGCTGTAGAGCGGCCCGACCGGCACGTGGGAGGTGGGCAGCAGCACGATCCTGGTGTGCCCGGCGCGCAGGCTGCGGGCGGCGGCGTGCGGGACGTACCCGAGCTCTTCGGCGGCCTCACGGACCTTGCGGCGGGTCGGCTCGCTGATGCGTACGGCTTCCGCGTTGTTCAGCACGTACGAGACCGTCGCGCGCGAGACGCCGGCGAGGCGGGCCACGTCGGCGCTCGTCGGAACGGGGGGCGGCGGGTGCTTCGGCGATTTCGATGACTGGGACATTGCCGTCGAATCTTTCCAGACCGATCACGCCCGAGGGCAGACGGATGGCCGGAAATGGATGCCGCACAGTGATTACACGAGTCATTGACACGTACAACCGCCGTGGCACATCCTTCTTCGGCCCGCAGATCGCCGCGCCGTTCGCCGCCTCGGTGATCACCTCGTTCAGCGGTGGGTGCACCGCGCCGTTCGTCGTCGCGGCCGTGCCGGCCCGCGGCGGGGGCCCTTGCCGTGCAGCCGATCCACCGCGTGCGCCGACGCCGTGACGCCCCGGCCGGCACCCCGCACCGGCGGCCCGCACCTTCCACACCCTCCGCGCCACCACGCTCGCCCACCCGACCGAAATCCACCGCCGAGAAGAGCACACCGGGCACCTGCACACCCGAACCCGGGGCGAGGGCGCCCCTGACTCTGGAACTACCCGACCACTCCCCGTTACGGTCTCCCTACCGACCGGTAATGGGGAGTGGTACGCGATGTCCGATACAGCTGTTCCGACGGCCTGCAGCCTGGTCGACATGGTCGGCGCACTCGCCGAAGGGAGCGTGTCGGCGAGGCGGTTGACCGAGGAGGCGCTGCGCCGGATCGCCGCGGCCCAGCCGGAGCTCAACGCCTTCCGGACGGTACGCGCCGAGGCCGCGCTCGCGGAGGCGGACGCGGCGGACCGGCGGCTGGCCGCGGGCGAGCGGCTGCCGCTGCTGGGCGTACCGCTTGCGGTCAAGGACGACATGGACGTGACCGGTGAGCCGACCGCCTTCGGCTGCGCGGGAGCCTTCCCCCCGAAAACCGCCGACAGCGAGGCGGTACGAAGGCTGCGGGCGGCCGGCGCCGTGATCGTCGGCAAGACCCAGACGCCGGAGTTGGGGCAGTGGCCCTTCACCGAGGGCGGGGCCTTCGGCGAGACCCGCAACCCGTGGAACACGGCCTACACGCCCGGCGGCTCCTCGGGGGGCTCGGCCGCCGCCGTGGCGGCGGGACTGGTCCCGGCCGCCCTGGGCTCGGACGGGGCCGGCTCGGTCCGGATCCCGGCGGCCTGGACCCATCTGGTGGGCGTGAAACCCCAGCGCGGGCGCATCTCCACCTGGCCGGAGCCGGAGTCCTTCCACGGGCTCACGGTCAACGGCGTCCTGGCGCGCACGGTCGCCGACGCGGCGCTCCTGCTGGACGCCGCGAGCGGCCCGCACCCCGGGGACCTGCACCGCCCGGCACGGATCTCCGCCGTAGCGGCGACCCGCCGCCCGCCCCGGCGGCTGCGGATCGCCCTCTCCTTCGCGATGGCCTTCACGGCGACGCCCAAGTCCCTTGATCCGGAGGTCCGTTCCGCCGTGGAGCGACTGGCCGCGCAGTTGGAGTCGCTGGGCCACGAGGTGATCCCGGAGGACCCTCGTTACGGCCCGATCGGCCTGACCTTCGTACCCCGCGCGACCAGTGGCGTACGGGACTGGGCGGCGCGGGTGCCCGATCCCGCGCTGCTGGACCCGCGCACGCACGAGGCCGTGCGGACGGGCCGCGCCCTGGGCGGGCTCGCCCTGCGGGCCTCCCGCCGGGCGGAGACGGTCCTGCGGCGTCGGGTCGGTGAGGTCTTCGACCGCTTCGACGTGGTGCTGACCCCGACGACGGCCACCCCGCCCCTGCGGATCGGCGCCCTGGCCGGGTTGGGGGCCATGGCCACGGACCGGGCGATGATAGCGGCCTGCCCGTACGCCTGGACGTGGAACGTGCTGGGCTGGCCGGGGGTGAACGTCCCGGCGGGCCTCACGACCGACGGACTGCCGATGGGAGCCCAACTACTCGGCCCGGCCGACTCGGAGCCGCTGCTGCTGGGGCTGGCCGCGCAGCTGGAAGCGGCGGAGGACTGGGCGGCGGTGCGGCCGGGCCAGAAGGCGGCGGTCTCCTCCCGGTGATCCCCCCGCTCGTGTAAGTTCCCATGAGGAACTATCAAGCGCCACATCACCGGAAAGGGCGACGCGACCCATGGTTCAGCAGACGTGGACGGCCGTTGACAACTACTTCGACGGACTCCTGGTCGAGGAGGACGAGGCCCTGGTCGCCGCGACCGCCGACGCCGAGGCTGCGGACCTCCCCGCCCACCAAGTGGCCCCCAACCAGGGCAAGCTGCTGAACCTCCTCGCCCGCGTCCGGGGCGCCCGCCGGATCCTGGAGATCGGCACCCTGGGCGGCTACAGCACCATCTGGCTGGCCCGCGCGCTCCCGGCCGACGGGCGGCTGGTCACGCTGGAGGTCGACGAGCGGTGCGCCGACGTCGCGGCCGCCAACATCGCCCGGGCCGGGCTGGAGCACGTCGTCGAGATCCGGCGCGGCCGCGCCGTCGACCTGCTGCCCGGACTCACCGGCGAAGCCCCGTTCGACCTGGTCTTCATCGACGCCGACAAGCCGTCCAACCCCGAGTACCTGGAGTGGGCCCTGAAGCTCACCCGACCGGGCAGCGTCATCATCGGCGACAACGTCGTCCGCGACGGCGCCGTCATCGACCCGGACAGCCCCGACCCCCGTGTCCAGGGCGTGCGCCGGTTCACCGAACTCATCTCCGAACACCCTCAGTTGACCGCCACCGCCCTGCAGACCGTCGGCAGCAAGGGCTACGACGGGCTCGTCCTGGCCCTGGTCACCGACTGAACCGTGGCGCGGGCGCGCGCGCCCGCCTCCTCCACCAGGCCCCCGGCAACCAGTAGCCTCACCCGGATGACGGCACTTTCCCACCACCGCAACGGCCACACCGAGCAGCCCGGGCAGGGCGGCGACACCGCGACCACAAAGGCCGATCCGCGCGCGATCGGCCCCGTGCGGACCGAGTACGCCCCGGACCCCGACGGCGATCCCGACCCCGGCGAGATCGTGTGGACCTGGGTCCCCTTCGAGGAGAACGACGGGCGGGGCAAGGACCGTCCCGTGCTGGTCGTGGCCCGGGAGGCGGGCGGCCGGACCCTGCTCGCCGTACAGCTGTCGAGCAAGCGGCACGACCACGACCGGGAGTGGGTGCCGATCGGCACCGGCCCCTGGGACAGCGCCGGCCGCGAATCCTGGGTGGACGTGGACCGGGTGCTGCGGGTGCACGAGGCGGGGATGCGCCGCGAGGCCTGCGCGCTCGACCGCGGCCGCTTCGACCTGGTCGTGGACCGGCTGCGCGAACGCTACGGCTGGCGGTGACCCGCGGGCCCGGCGGTGGTCGCGGCGGGGCCCGGGGCCACCGCCTGGGACCGGTCCCGGCCTCCCGTGTCCCTGGCCCTGAGCATCCTGATGATCTCCTAAGGTGAGCCCCGTAGGCGGACACAGGGAGTAGCGGACATGCGAATAGAACGACACAGGGTGAGCGAGGCGGCCCTGGCGGCGGTGCGCGAGGACTTCGCGAACAAGATGATCTCGGACGTGTACTCCCGGTCCCGGGCCGGTCGGATCGACGCGTACGACTGGTGGGACATCACGCTGCGGTTCCTCGACGGCCTCGGCGCGATCTCGGCGGTGACCCCGGAGCTCGACACCCCGGAGGCGAAGGCGATCTTGGCGGACGCGGCCGAAGCGGCCGCCGGCACCG
Protein-coding sequences here:
- a CDS encoding thiolase family protein gives rise to the protein MSIRTVRDVYVVDAVRTPIGKFGGALAGVRPDDLAAHVVRALVERTPDLDPARIDDVVFGDANGAGEDNRDVARMAVLLAGLPVSVPGVTVNRLCGSGLEAVVQAARAIALGDASVAIAGGVESMSRAPWVVQKPERAFPAGHQQMWSTTLGWRMTNPRMPEEWTGSLGEGAELVADKHGITRDAQDAFALESHRKAAAAWSAGLYDGEVVPYAGVDLVRDECIREGSTPEALARLKPAFRTDGTGTVTAGNASPLNDGAAALLLTDEEGLAATGREPLARISASAVTGIEPQLFGLGPVDAVQRALAKSGRGFADLTAFELNEAFAAQALGCLAAWPELDPAVVNPRGGAIAIGHPLGASGARLAGSVAHQLAAAGSGTGMAALCIGVGQGIALVLER
- a CDS encoding LacI family DNA-binding transcriptional regulator; the protein is MSQSSKSPKHPPPPVPTSADVARLAGVSRATVSYVLNNAEAVRISEPTRRKVREAAEELGYVPHAAARSLRAGHTRIVLLPTSHVPVGPLYSTFLNELQWALRRLDYTVVQYGSLGLTGDEAVRAWAELRPVAVISLGEIALSARNVATLKRAGARAVITLGPAAVPGAHALVMDQQEVGVRAAAHLVERGRGRIGVVVPEEEGLELFSVPRLVGARSVTGAEVTALPMAYSEESAAALAARWRGLGLDAAFAYNDEYAMLLMRALQDEGLRVPEDVAVIGADDLLIGRLLRPRLSTVRLEMPTGAHLASLVDHAVREPSEVTERYDLMAAAAVQREST
- a CDS encoding amidase, producing MSDTAVPTACSLVDMVGALAEGSVSARRLTEEALRRIAAAQPELNAFRTVRAEAALAEADAADRRLAAGERLPLLGVPLAVKDDMDVTGEPTAFGCAGAFPPKTADSEAVRRLRAAGAVIVGKTQTPELGQWPFTEGGAFGETRNPWNTAYTPGGSSGGSAAAVAAGLVPAALGSDGAGSVRIPAAWTHLVGVKPQRGRISTWPEPESFHGLTVNGVLARTVADAALLLDAASGPHPGDLHRPARISAVAATRRPPRRLRIALSFAMAFTATPKSLDPEVRSAVERLAAQLESLGHEVIPEDPRYGPIGLTFVPRATSGVRDWAARVPDPALLDPRTHEAVRTGRALGGLALRASRRAETVLRRRVGEVFDRFDVVLTPTTATPPLRIGALAGLGAMATDRAMIAACPYAWTWNVLGWPGVNVPAGLTTDGLPMGAQLLGPADSEPLLLGLAAQLEAAEDWAAVRPGQKAAVSSR
- a CDS encoding O-methyltransferase, which translates into the protein MVQQTWTAVDNYFDGLLVEEDEALVAATADAEAADLPAHQVAPNQGKLLNLLARVRGARRILEIGTLGGYSTIWLARALPADGRLVTLEVDERCADVAAANIARAGLEHVVEIRRGRAVDLLPGLTGEAPFDLVFIDADKPSNPEYLEWALKLTRPGSVIIGDNVVRDGAVIDPDSPDPRVQGVRRFTELISEHPQLTATALQTVGSKGYDGLVLALVTD
- a CDS encoding type II toxin-antitoxin system PemK/MazF family toxin; translation: MTALSHHRNGHTEQPGQGGDTATTKADPRAIGPVRTEYAPDPDGDPDPGEIVWTWVPFEENDGRGKDRPVLVVAREAGGRTLLAVQLSSKRHDHDREWVPIGTGPWDSAGRESWVDVDRVLRVHEAGMRREACALDRGRFDLVVDRLRERYGWR